The Flexibacter flexilis DSM 6793 genome window below encodes:
- a CDS encoding T9SS type A sorting domain-containing protein, translated as MKKAILPVLLFAAHVSFGQSVIGSINTGAVSSNNMVFSVGEVFVIPTNPNEANSGIIGALSRIEFAVVGTKEQLSSASMNVFPNPTTGSIVFQSPENIPFKEVFIFDNAGRLVMQKTNQGTPIDLSGLANGLYTVSTDNKKISSFKIVKQ; from the coding sequence ATGAAAAAAGCGATTCTACCCGTTCTTCTATTTGCCGCCCATGTTTCATTTGGGCAAAGTGTTATTGGCTCTATCAATACTGGTGCTGTATCGAGTAACAATATGGTTTTCTCGGTTGGCGAAGTGTTCGTTATCCCCACCAACCCCAACGAAGCCAATTCGGGCATTATAGGGGCATTATCACGTATCGAATTTGCGGTGGTAGGCACAAAAGAACAGCTTAGTTCGGCGAGCATGAACGTATTTCCGAACCCAACCACAGGTTCTATTGTGTTCCAAAGTCCTGAAAATATCCCGTTCAAAGAGGTATTTATTTTTGACAATGCAGGCCGCCTTGTGATGCAAAAAACCAATCAGGGCACACCCATAGACCTTTCAGGCCTTGCCAATGGTCTATATACAGTCAGTACCGACAACAAAAAAATTAGTTCGTTCAAAATCGTAAAACAATAA
- a CDS encoding cysteine dioxygenase: MSYANKTNNKPKELVFPHPQVSANQREGIKTKEITLIVQGQGVFLFADGKASEPAELIFNSPEKAKSGLRLLLTPSGTQLYDLETEKLLAETASVLTIQEGAYYWASLDSHNFNFRVGLGEARKETMAFEYEFLTKEEQKDETLKKKTRDFLQEIKQIQYPSFLYPLRLLRDPVISTLPLKVKAMDQLTMRDIAANQYLPVANLNPVSQKLYGNIAGSNFILNDSDFPDFSDAIEYSIATPGCWAHEKLKEKATEFDKDHPNPHQVYLRITLGENGGESPGVPYVLEIWPPDCYSPIHNHANANAVIRVLYGQINVTLYPFLGAEKPMGNKTFEKDDILWISPTQNQTHKLHNTNASGPTCITIQCYMYDAEDTQHYNYFDYLESGDNVGHFDPDSDMEFLEFKAKMKEEWANR; this comes from the coding sequence ATGTCATACGCAAACAAAACTAACAACAAGCCTAAGGAGCTTGTCTTTCCTCATCCGCAAGTAAGTGCTAATCAGCGAGAGGGTATTAAAACCAAAGAAATTACGCTTATCGTACAGGGGCAAGGGGTTTTTCTTTTTGCAGATGGAAAAGCCTCAGAACCAGCCGAATTGATTTTTAATAGCCCTGAAAAAGCAAAATCAGGATTACGCTTACTTCTTACGCCGTCAGGCACGCAACTCTATGATTTGGAAACAGAAAAACTACTCGCAGAAACAGCAAGCGTATTGACAATACAAGAAGGCGCATATTATTGGGCAAGCCTTGATAGTCATAACTTTAATTTTAGAGTAGGGTTAGGAGAGGCGAGAAAAGAAACAATGGCGTTTGAATATGAATTTTTGACGAAAGAGGAACAAAAAGACGAAACACTCAAAAAGAAAACACGAGATTTTTTGCAAGAAATAAAACAAATTCAGTATCCGAGCTTTTTGTATCCGTTACGATTGCTTAGAGACCCAGTAATTAGCACGTTGCCTCTCAAAGTGAAGGCAATGGATCAGCTCACGATGCGCGACATTGCCGCAAATCAGTATTTGCCCGTAGCCAATCTTAACCCCGTATCGCAAAAGCTGTATGGTAATATTGCGGGAAGCAATTTTATATTAAATGATAGTGATTTCCCTGATTTTTCAGACGCAATTGAGTATTCTATCGCCACACCAGGCTGTTGGGCGCACGAAAAACTCAAAGAAAAGGCTACCGAATTTGATAAAGATCATCCTAATCCGCATCAAGTATATTTGCGTATTACGTTGGGTGAAAACGGTGGCGAGTCTCCTGGCGTTCCGTATGTGCTCGAAATTTGGCCGCCAGATTGTTATTCGCCTATTCACAACCACGCCAATGCCAATGCCGTTATTAGGGTTTTGTATGGTCAAATCAATGTAACATTATATCCGTTTTTGGGGGCGGAAAAACCTATGGGGAATAAAACTTTTGAAAAAGATGATATTCTTTGGATTAGCCCAACACAGAACCAAACCCATAAGTTGCACAATACGAATGCCAGTGGCCCGACTTGCATCACGATACAATGTTATATGTATGATGCTGAGGATACGCAACATTATAATTATTTCGACTATCTAGAAAGTGGCGATAATGTTGGGCATTTTGATCCAGATTCTGATATGGAATTTCTTGAATTTAAGGCGAAAATGAAGGAAGAATGGGCGAACAGATAG
- the msrB gene encoding peptide-methionine (R)-S-oxide reductase MsrB, with the protein MYSQPPEKYQQQIFGLRCCAMSVTVGLWLTLSGGGLASQAACSTHASFPQTQQQQQQNPKKPMSYKKPSDAALKQQLTPLQYAVTQHSETERPFKNEYWDEFREGIYVDVTTGEPLFVSTDKFESGCGWPSFSKPIAAQLIQENKDQSHGMVRTEVRSRTGNAHLGHVFDDGPTDKGGLRYCINSASLRFVPKQDMTKEGYGQYLDLLNKK; encoded by the coding sequence ATGTATTCGCAACCCCCAGAAAAATATCAGCAACAAATTTTCGGCCTCCGATGCTGCGCCATGTCCGTTACTGTGGGGCTGTGGCTCACGCTATCGGGTGGCGGCTTGGCCTCGCAAGCGGCTTGTAGCACGCACGCCTCATTTCCCCAAACACAACAACAGCAACAACAAAATCCTAAAAAGCCCATGTCGTACAAAAAACCATCAGACGCCGCCCTCAAGCAGCAACTTACGCCTTTGCAATACGCAGTAACACAGCACTCGGAAACAGAAAGGCCTTTCAAAAACGAGTATTGGGACGAGTTCCGCGAAGGGATTTACGTGGACGTTACCACAGGCGAGCCGCTTTTCGTGTCCACCGATAAATTTGAGTCGGGTTGTGGCTGGCCAAGTTTTTCCAAGCCCATCGCCGCGCAACTCATTCAGGAAAACAAAGACCAATCGCATGGCATGGTACGCACCGAAGTACGCAGCCGAACAGGTAACGCGCATCTGGGACACGTATTCGACGACGGCCCCACCGACAAAGGCGGTTTGCGCTACTGCATCAATAGCGCGTCGTTGCGATTCGTGCCCAAGCAAGACATGACCAAAGAAGGTTATGGTCAATATCTGGATTTGCTCAATAAAAAATAA
- a CDS encoding alpha/beta hydrolase, which translates to MQRIFLVVGLWLLAALTGWAQNSYQTQTNVHYYPANTYGTDVYKTERCVLDIYYPKNKKGFATIVWFHGGGLTGGSKEIPEYLKEKGCAVVGVGYRLHPNVQAPVYIEDAAAAVAWVFGNMPQLGADTSLIFLSGHSAGGYLDLMLGLDKQWLARHRIDANRIAGLIPFSPQCITHFTVRKERGMDDKQPLIDTFAPLYHVRADAPPLLLITGDREKELLGRYEENAYMARMMQLKGHTATTLYELQGYDHQMAEPAYPLLLKEIKRITEQKKKK; encoded by the coding sequence ATGCAACGAATATTTTTAGTAGTAGGGCTGTGGCTACTGGCCGCACTGACGGGCTGGGCACAAAACAGTTACCAAACCCAAACCAACGTTCATTATTATCCTGCAAACACTTACGGAACAGATGTTTATAAAACAGAGCGTTGCGTTTTGGATATTTATTATCCTAAAAACAAAAAAGGTTTTGCCACAATTGTTTGGTTTCATGGTGGCGGACTGACGGGCGGCAGCAAAGAAATCCCAGAGTACCTGAAAGAAAAAGGCTGTGCGGTGGTAGGTGTTGGGTATCGGCTGCACCCCAACGTACAAGCTCCCGTGTACATAGAAGATGCCGCCGCCGCTGTGGCGTGGGTGTTCGGGAACATGCCGCAATTGGGCGCGGATACGTCTCTTATTTTTTTGTCGGGGCACTCGGCGGGCGGCTATCTGGACTTAATGCTGGGTTTGGACAAACAGTGGTTGGCACGCCATCGTATAGATGCCAACCGTATCGCGGGGCTGATTCCTTTTAGTCCGCAGTGCATCACGCATTTTACGGTACGCAAAGAACGCGGCATGGACGACAAACAACCGCTAATAGACACATTCGCGCCGCTCTACCACGTGCGTGCCGATGCGCCGCCGCTTTTGCTCATTACGGGCGACCGCGAAAAAGAACTACTCGGCAGATACGAAGAAAATGCTTACATGGCGCGTATGATGCAGCTCAAAGGCCATACGGCCACCACGCTCTACGAACTACAAGGCTATGACCACCAGATGGCCGAACCCGCTTATCCCTTGTTGCTCAAAGAAATAAAACGCATCACGGAACAGAAAAAAAAGAAATGA
- a CDS encoding PDDEXK nuclease domain-containing protein — protein sequence MLHHQAIITDIKAIIAQSQEKAIRTIDHQRTLMYWAIGERIFREEQQGKDRADYGQHLTAYIAQALEPELGSGFSKRQVELMRQFYRTFPIANTLYSQLSWSQYKLLLRLDSHDQRTFYMAETVKNNWTVRQLERQIYTNLYERLLVSNDKESVLAVAQNEQLPSDAKQIIKDPMFLEFLGFRRESAFYEKDLETAIITHLQEFLLELGNGFSFVARQKRIHIEGDDFFVDLVFYNRLLQCFVIIEIKTAKLTHQDLGQLQMYVNYYDRVEKLPHENATIGILLCADKNDAVVRYSLPAGQKQIVASQYKLYLPTEQQLLAELNKELYSFEKGE from the coding sequence ATGCTCCATCATCAGGCCATTATTACGGACATAAAAGCGATTATTGCGCAGTCGCAGGAAAAAGCCATTCGGACGATAGACCACCAACGGACGTTGATGTATTGGGCTATTGGTGAACGAATTTTTCGGGAAGAGCAGCAAGGCAAAGACCGCGCCGACTATGGCCAGCACCTGACGGCGTATATTGCGCAAGCCTTAGAACCCGAACTGGGCAGCGGTTTTTCCAAACGACAAGTAGAGTTGATGCGCCAGTTTTACCGCACTTTCCCAATTGCGAACACACTGTATTCGCAATTGAGCTGGAGCCAATACAAACTTTTGCTTCGCCTCGACAGCCACGACCAACGCACTTTTTATATGGCCGAAACTGTCAAAAATAACTGGACGGTGCGCCAACTCGAACGGCAAATTTATACCAATCTCTACGAGCGGCTGTTGGTCAGCAACGACAAAGAAAGCGTGTTGGCGGTAGCCCAAAACGAGCAGTTGCCCTCCGATGCCAAACAGATTATCAAAGACCCGATGTTTTTGGAGTTTCTGGGTTTTCGGCGCGAAAGTGCTTTTTATGAAAAAGACTTGGAAACGGCCATTATTACGCATTTGCAAGAGTTTTTGTTGGAGTTGGGCAACGGATTTTCGTTTGTGGCAAGGCAAAAACGTATTCACATCGAAGGCGATGATTTTTTCGTGGATTTGGTGTTTTACAATCGGCTGTTGCAGTGTTTTGTGATTATCGAAATCAAAACGGCCAAGCTCACGCACCAAGATTTGGGACAGTTGCAAATGTACGTCAATTACTACGACCGCGTAGAGAAGTTGCCGCACGAAAACGCGACCATCGGGATTTTGCTTTGCGCTGACAAAAACGATGCCGTCGTGCGCTATTCGCTGCCCGCAGGCCAAAAACAAATCGTGGCCAGCCAATACAAGTTATATTTGCCGACCGAACAGCAATTGTTGGCGGAATTAAACAAAGAACTTTATAGTTTTGAAAAAGGCGAATAA
- a CDS encoding tyrosine-type recombinase/integrase yields the protein MTVYVFHRTDQTNKRGEAPVCAYVIIDGKKSGNFALGLVCTPEALGSSVVQGQIALAKKAIEDIHTFLSLSQKTLTANDIKTEYITRKKGNRVKVIQTEGTLLKVSEVKPNLCFFRIARQIGEMHVYLLRFERFANSHPEYSTNIYEIRPLVMSYLSQFTKRNTDTASVYFQRIKQVVVYALEEGIIQKNPLRGVKILRKKGEKLSYLKPEHINQIIDYKGFLPKLMPYVDLFLFACYTGLSLSDCVNVSQENIVAYGTREYIVARRQKSKSLIRTELTDVAKSVWAKHEYKWQTYLDYNSKSFRSQYYLILLTIKKIRQITGQSVTFHKARHTKAFELLNVRGASIDMVSTMLGHTNVTITQKYYAEMSLEGLSKALDKLEE from the coding sequence ATGACGGTTTATGTATTTCACAGAACCGACCAAACCAATAAGCGTGGAGAAGCTCCCGTTTGTGCCTATGTGATAATTGATGGTAAGAAGTCAGGCAATTTTGCATTGGGTTTAGTATGTACGCCTGAAGCTCTCGGCTCGTCGGTTGTGCAAGGTCAAATTGCTTTGGCGAAAAAAGCTATTGAAGACATACATACGTTTTTGTCGTTGTCGCAGAAGACGCTCACTGCCAATGATATTAAAACCGAGTACATTACTCGCAAAAAAGGTAATCGGGTAAAGGTCATTCAAACAGAAGGTACATTACTAAAAGTTTCGGAGGTAAAACCTAATCTGTGTTTTTTCAGAATTGCGAGGCAAATAGGAGAGATGCACGTGTATTTACTTCGTTTTGAGCGTTTTGCTAATTCACACCCAGAATATTCAACGAATATTTATGAGATTAGGCCGCTTGTAATGAGTTATTTATCGCAATTCACCAAACGCAATACGGATACTGCAAGCGTGTATTTTCAGCGCATAAAACAGGTTGTAGTGTATGCACTGGAAGAGGGAATAATCCAGAAAAATCCATTACGAGGGGTTAAAATTTTACGTAAAAAAGGGGAGAAGCTCAGTTATCTAAAGCCAGAGCATATCAATCAAATTATTGATTATAAGGGGTTTTTACCTAAGTTAATGCCTTATGTTGATTTATTTTTATTTGCGTGCTATACAGGTTTATCTCTTTCGGATTGTGTTAATGTAAGCCAAGAAAATATAGTGGCTTATGGAACGCGCGAATACATAGTAGCACGTCGGCAAAAAAGCAAATCATTAATTAGGACAGAATTAACTGATGTAGCCAAAAGTGTTTGGGCAAAACATGAATATAAATGGCAAACGTATCTTGACTATAATAGCAAGAGTTTTAGGAGTCAATATTATTTGATATTACTTACAATCAAGAAGATACGGCAAATTACAGGGCAATCCGTTACGTTCCATAAGGCTCGACATACCAAAGCCTTTGAGTTGTTGAATGTCAGGGGTGCAAGTATTGATATGGTATCCACGATGTTAGGGCATACGAATGTTACTATTACACAAAAATACTATGCTGAAATGTCTTTAGAAGGCCTATCTAAGGCTCTGGATAAATTAGAAGAATAG